TGAGAGAAGTCCACACGCTTCTCATCTTCATTCCATTCAAACATTGGGAAGTCAACAATCCAGCAGAACTTAAAGCCCTCTGTTTCTGAAAGTTTAAGTTCATCACCAACACGTACACGCGCCTGACCAGCAAAATCAAGAAACGACTTTGGCTTACCACAAACAAAGAAAACAGCATCACCATCTTTTAAGTTCAATTGATCAGCAATTGCCTGCGTACGCTCTGTGCCAATATTCTTAGCAACAGGGCCAGAACCAGCTCCATCCTTGAAGAAGATATAACCAAGACCTGGCTGGCCTTGGTCTTGCGCCCAGCTGTTCATCCGGTCACAAAAAGCACGAGAGCCACCAGTTGGTGCCGGAATGGCCCAAACGCGAACCTCTTCATCCTTCTCAATCATACCCGCAAAAATCTTAAAGCCAGACCCGGCAAAATGCTCGGTTACATTTTCCATCTCAATCGGGTTACGAAGGTCAGGCTTGTCATTGCCGTATTTTTCCATTGATGTTTTATATGGAATCCGAGGGAAGCTCTCTGTTACAGCTTGTCCATCAGCAAATTCCACGAACAAATCACGAAGTACCGGCTCCACTGCTTGGAACACATCTTCCTGTGTCACAAAGCTCATCTCAATATCAAGCTGATAAAATTCACCTGGGCTCCGATCAGCACGTGCATCTTCATCACGGAAACACGGTGCAATTTGAAAATAGCGATCAAAGCCAGCCATCATAATCAATTGCTTGAATTGTTGTGGCGCTTGCGGCAATGCATAAAACTGACCAGGGTGCATACGGCTCGGCACCAAAAAGTCCCGCGCCCCTTCAGGGCTTGAAGCCGTTAGGATAGGAGTTTGAAATTCAAAGAACCCTTCCTCAATCATGCGGCGACGCATTGAAGAAATAATCTCGGCCCGCTTCATAATGTTGTTATGCAATGTCTCACGGCGCAAATCTAAAAAGCGATATTTCAAGCGAATATCTTCAGGATATTCCGGCTCACCAAAAACTGGGAGAGGCAATTCATTCGCCGCGCCATGAACTTCCATGTCGCGAATATAAATTTCAACAGCACCAGTAGGCAGGGCATCATTACGGCTTTCTTCATCACGCGCTTTAACAACGCCATCAATGCGAATAACCCACTCAGAACGAACCTTTTCAATCTCAGAAAAAACCGGGCTATCAGGGTCACAAACACATTGTGTCACCCCATAATGGTCACGCAAATCAATAAACAACACGCCACCATGATCACGTACACGGTGAACCCACCCAGACAAGCGCACGGTTTCCCCTACATTATTATCCCGTAAGGCACCACAAGTGTGGCTTCTAAACGCATGTAATTGCTCGCTAGCAGATGTATCGACTGTCGAATTCATTATATTCTCTCACCCAAAGGTTAGTTTTTAAAGCTTTAGCCTCTTATATAGCTTCGCTGCACAAAATACAGACAAAACCACACATAAACACTCATAAATTCTGTGCTTTCGCACAAATAAAACTTGATTATGCGGGAAAAACGCATGAGGGGCTTTGTTTGTCAAGTTGCTTGCGCTATTGATAAAGAAGAAATTTTTTAAAGAAGAAAATTGATAGACCAAAAATCAAAAGAAATCAAAGCGCAAGATGCAGATTATAACCTCAACGAATGACCTAACCACCCTTTGTTCAAAATTACATAACAGTGACTATGTTACCGTTGACACTGAATTTATGCGCGAAAGCACCTATTGGCCAGATTTATGTCTCATCCAAATCGCCTCAGATACGGAAGAAGCCATCATCGACCCATTGAGCAAAGATCTCGACATGTCCGTTCTTTATGATCTCATGGCAGACACATCAGTGGTCAAAGTCTTTCATGCCGCCCGTCAGGATATAGAAATCTTCTTTAATTTATCCGGTAAAGTCCCAGCGCCTTTATTTGACACACAGGTCGCAGCTATGGTTTGCGGTTTTGGTGAACAAATCAGTTACTCAATGTTGGTCCAAAAAATTACCAAGACAGAACTTGATAAATCATCTCGCTTTACAGATTGGGCCAAACGCCCACTGAGTGAAAAACAACTCAACTACGCCATTGGTGATGTTACTCATTTGCGAGATATTTACAAACGCCTGAAAAACGATCTGGAAAAAAGCAACAGGAGCTCCTGGCTAGATGAAGAAATGAAACTCCTCACCAGTAAAGAAACATACGATATCCAACCGGTTGACGCCTGGAAACGCATGAAAATGCGCGTCAAATCAAGAAAAGCCCTTGGCATATTAATGGAACTGGCAGCATGGCGTGAAAAACTAGCCCAAAGC
The sequence above is a segment of the Hyphomicrobiales bacterium 4NK60-0047b genome. Coding sequences within it:
- the aspS gene encoding aspartate--tRNA ligase, whose amino-acid sequence is MNSTVDTSASEQLHAFRSHTCGALRDNNVGETVRLSGWVHRVRDHGGVLFIDLRDHYGVTQCVCDPDSPVFSEIEKVRSEWVIRIDGVVKARDEESRNDALPTGAVEIYIRDMEVHGAANELPLPVFGEPEYPEDIRLKYRFLDLRRETLHNNIMKRAEIISSMRRRMIEEGFFEFQTPILTASSPEGARDFLVPSRMHPGQFYALPQAPQQFKQLIMMAGFDRYFQIAPCFRDEDARADRSPGEFYQLDIEMSFVTQEDVFQAVEPVLRDLFVEFADGQAVTESFPRIPYKTSMEKYGNDKPDLRNPIEMENVTEHFAGSGFKIFAGMIEKDEEVRVWAIPAPTGGSRAFCDRMNSWAQDQGQPGLGYIFFKDGAGSGPVAKNIGTERTQAIADQLNLKDGDAVFFVCGKPKSFLDFAGQARVRVGDELKLSETEGFKFCWIVDFPMFEWNEDEKRVDFSHNPFSMPQGGLEALENQDPLTINAYQYDIVCNGVELSSGAIRNHKPEIMEKAFDIAGYDRQVLEDKFGGMLRALQYGAPPHGGIAPGVDRIVMLLCGEPNIREVTMFPMNQQAQDLLMSAPSDVSAAQLRELHIRLNLPKDE
- the rnd gene encoding ribonuclease D, producing the protein MQIITSTNDLTTLCSKLHNSDYVTVDTEFMRESTYWPDLCLIQIASDTEEAIIDPLSKDLDMSVLYDLMADTSVVKVFHAARQDIEIFFNLSGKVPAPLFDTQVAAMVCGFGEQISYSMLVQKITKTELDKSSRFTDWAKRPLSEKQLNYAIGDVTHLRDIYKRLKNDLEKSNRSSWLDEEMKLLTSKETYDIQPVDAWKRMKMRVKSRKALGILMELAAWREKLAQSANIPRGRVLKDDALFDIANQAPKNTKDLGQLRAVSEGFARSDKGKQVISAIERGKAKDLDSIPPLKKGTPLDAQAMAICELLRVLLKAIAANNGVAPKMIASTNDLEKLALSDEADIPALKGWRYELFGLPALRIKRGELLLTVKNQKVQTIEHP